From a region of the Citricoccus muralis genome:
- a CDS encoding DUF305 domain-containing protein: MKRNTTTLAALTLASALALTACGGTGAEDNGAGSESTPATSSAAATSTDTATPSATATGSAEEISAEHNDADVMFAQMMLPHHEQAVQMSEMLLAKDDIPTEVADFAQQVIDAQGPEIERMNAMLAAWDAEPMGDMEGMEGMDHGGMSGMMSEEDLAALEEAQGTEAARLYLEQMTAHHEGAVEMAQDQVDNGQNPQAVALAEQVITAQEAEIAEMEQMLGNL, from the coding sequence ATGAAACGCAACACCACCACCCTGGCCGCCCTGACTCTGGCCTCCGCATTAGCCTTGACCGCCTGTGGCGGCACCGGTGCCGAGGACAACGGCGCCGGCTCCGAGTCGACCCCGGCTACCAGCTCGGCTGCTGCCACCTCCACGGACACCGCTACCCCGTCCGCCACGGCTACCGGCTCGGCCGAGGAGATCTCGGCCGAGCACAACGACGCGGACGTGATGTTCGCCCAGATGATGCTCCCCCACCACGAGCAGGCCGTTCAGATGAGTGAGATGCTGCTGGCCAAGGACGACATCCCGACCGAGGTCGCCGACTTCGCCCAGCAAGTCATCGACGCCCAGGGACCGGAGATCGAACGCATGAACGCCATGCTCGCCGCCTGGGACGCGGAACCCATGGGAGACATGGAGGGCATGGAGGGCATGGACCACGGCGGGATGAGCGGGATGATGTCCGAGGAGGACCTGGCCGCCCTCGAGGAAGCCCAGGGCACCGAAGCGGCCCGGCTGTACCTGGAACAGATGACAGCCCACCACGAGGGCGCCGTCGAAATGGCCCAGGACCAGGTCGACAACGGCCAGAACCCCCAGGCCGTGGCCCTCGCCGAACAAGTCATCACCGCCCAGGAGGCCGAGATCGCCGAGATGGAGCAGATGCTCGGAAACCTCTGA
- a CDS encoding gamma-glutamyltransferase family protein, translating into MKSIAFRTASAVAAALLMTSCSAPSPVPSPAGEAGGTGSGASDSRTPDAPSSGATSPTTEPEPGQQLQQHAVAAAHPEAVEAGMDILAQGGNAADAAVATAFAVAVVEPYASGIGGGGSVILAGPGREPVSYDYREVVAQDGRIPDSGTGVPGFVAGLAELHAEHGDLDWDQVLEPAIGLAGDGFPVSEFLAQRLRSDFGPASIEGLNHYHDASGEPLAAGDRLVQRDLAQTMTTLAQEGPEVFYTGSLAQELTSVDGLDAASLAAYESEQVVPVGGNFGDYEVLSAAPPLPGAALVQQLQLAEALGIDGHEPGSPGYVDRLSEAWIAAEGSVKHLIGDPDFVDVPVDRLTDPEANARIAEQVNLLAGGADVGAFTGPDAREGAVPGAGGALVQAAGQPVTAGNTTHLTVVDQDGFTVSMTNTLTSFWGGSESEYVGGFFLNNQLSRFATEESEANQPEPGRKSVSWSAPSMVLDDQGRPVLGLGSPGGHQIPNILTGVLVAWGLQGATLQEAVDAPRFHLQDGVLAVEEEPSPELAELITARDWELQRTERDQAIFGSVQALEIDYETGQITGARDSRREADVAIADADSPSGAE; encoded by the coding sequence ATGAAAAGCATCGCTTTCCGGACCGCCTCTGCCGTGGCCGCAGCACTGCTGATGACATCGTGCAGCGCGCCTTCCCCTGTGCCGAGTCCCGCCGGGGAAGCAGGCGGCACCGGCTCCGGCGCTTCCGACTCTCGCACGCCCGATGCCCCGTCGTCGGGTGCCACCAGCCCGACGACGGAACCCGAGCCGGGACAGCAACTCCAGCAGCACGCCGTGGCCGCGGCCCATCCGGAGGCCGTCGAGGCTGGGATGGACATCCTGGCCCAGGGTGGCAATGCCGCCGACGCAGCTGTGGCCACGGCCTTCGCCGTGGCCGTGGTGGAGCCCTATGCCTCCGGGATCGGTGGCGGGGGCTCGGTGATTCTGGCCGGCCCTGGCCGCGAACCGGTCAGCTACGACTATCGCGAAGTGGTGGCCCAGGACGGCAGGATCCCGGACTCCGGCACGGGTGTCCCCGGTTTCGTTGCGGGACTCGCCGAGCTCCACGCCGAGCACGGCGACCTGGACTGGGACCAGGTCCTGGAGCCGGCCATCGGCCTGGCGGGAGATGGCTTCCCCGTCTCGGAGTTCCTGGCCCAGCGGTTGCGCTCCGACTTCGGTCCCGCCTCCATTGAGGGGCTCAACCATTATCATGACGCTTCCGGTGAGCCATTGGCCGCCGGCGATCGGCTGGTCCAACGGGATCTAGCCCAGACTATGACCACCTTGGCCCAGGAGGGACCGGAGGTCTTCTATACCGGCAGCCTGGCCCAGGAGCTGACCTCGGTGGACGGCCTGGACGCCGCTTCCCTGGCCGCCTATGAGTCGGAGCAGGTCGTGCCGGTCGGCGGTAACTTCGGGGACTACGAGGTCCTCTCGGCCGCCCCTCCGCTGCCCGGTGCGGCCTTGGTCCAGCAGTTGCAGCTCGCCGAGGCCTTGGGCATCGACGGCCACGAGCCCGGTAGCCCCGGATACGTAGACCGGCTCTCCGAGGCATGGATCGCTGCCGAGGGTTCGGTGAAGCACCTGATCGGAGACCCGGACTTTGTGGACGTCCCCGTCGATCGGCTCACGGATCCCGAAGCCAACGCCCGGATCGCCGAGCAGGTGAATCTGCTGGCCGGCGGAGCCGACGTCGGCGCCTTTACGGGGCCGGACGCCCGCGAGGGCGCCGTGCCCGGTGCCGGGGGCGCACTGGTGCAGGCCGCCGGTCAGCCCGTGACGGCAGGGAACACGACGCACCTGACCGTGGTGGACCAGGACGGTTTCACGGTGTCGATGACCAACACGCTCACGAGTTTCTGGGGCGGCAGCGAGTCGGAGTACGTGGGCGGGTTCTTCCTCAACAACCAGCTCTCCCGGTTCGCCACGGAGGAGTCGGAGGCCAACCAGCCGGAGCCGGGGCGCAAGTCCGTGAGCTGGTCGGCCCCGAGCATGGTGCTCGACGATCAGGGCCGGCCGGTGCTCGGGCTGGGCAGCCCGGGAGGACACCAGATCCCGAACATCCTCACCGGCGTGCTGGTGGCGTGGGGCCTGCAGGGCGCCACGCTGCAGGAGGCCGTGGACGCACCTCGATTCCACCTGCAGGACGGGGTGCTGGCCGTGGAGGAGGAGCCCTCCCCCGAGCTGGCCGAACTGATCACGGCACGGGATTGGGAACTGCAGCGCACCGAACGTGACCAGGCGATCTTCGGTTCCGTGCAGGCCTTGGAGATCGATTACGAGACCGGTCAGATCACCGGTGCGAGGGACAGCCGCCGGGAAGCTGACGTGGCCATCGCCGACGCCGACTCCCCATCGGGAGCAGAATGA
- a CDS encoding heavy-metal-associated domain-containing protein has protein sequence MNTTEFQVTGMTCGHCEMSVREEVEEVPGVESVEVSHQDGTLVVAGAEPVDETAVISAVQEAGYQAVRSA, from the coding sequence ATGAACACCACTGAATTTCAGGTGACCGGAATGACCTGCGGGCATTGCGAGATGTCGGTGCGCGAAGAGGTGGAGGAGGTTCCCGGCGTCGAGTCGGTCGAGGTGAGCCACCAGGACGGGACGCTCGTGGTCGCCGGCGCCGAACCCGTCGATGAAACCGCGGTCATCTCTGCGGTGCAGGAGGCCGGCTACCAGGCGGTGCGGTCGGCGTGA
- a CDS encoding C40 family peptidase produces MSYPTRRARIEAEAQTRRSHRRRSLTMGAVGLTTVVGATVAGMGPATANEGAYSAPSGSTANAWTWDSGTATEKPRSSGAHTHSSTTSGEPAQDIQRASYSTASSSGTGWGAAVQWATAKAADPGVGYVWGGNGPTGYDCSGFTQNAFAQAGIELPRNSKAQYAAASQYVSLDNLQVGDLVFWSNNGSASGIYHVAMYIGDGQIAHARNPQMGVAVTDVDYSPWNMMGTAARY; encoded by the coding sequence ATGTCCTATCCCACCCGTCGTGCCCGCATCGAGGCTGAAGCCCAGACCCGCCGTTCACACCGCCGCCGTTCCCTCACCATGGGTGCGGTCGGCCTGACCACCGTGGTGGGAGCCACGGTGGCCGGCATGGGCCCGGCCACTGCCAACGAAGGCGCCTACTCCGCTCCCAGCGGCTCCACCGCCAATGCCTGGACCTGGGACTCCGGAACCGCAACTGAGAAGCCCCGCTCATCCGGGGCCCACACGCACTCATCAACGACCAGCGGTGAGCCGGCCCAGGACATCCAGCGGGCCTCCTACTCCACCGCTTCCTCCAGTGGTACCGGTTGGGGAGCGGCCGTGCAGTGGGCCACGGCCAAGGCCGCCGATCCGGGCGTGGGTTACGTCTGGGGCGGTAATGGCCCCACCGGTTACGATTGCTCCGGTTTCACCCAGAATGCCTTCGCCCAGGCCGGCATCGAGCTGCCCCGGAACTCCAAGGCCCAGTACGCGGCCGCCAGCCAATACGTCTCCCTGGACAACCTCCAGGTCGGTGACCTGGTCTTCTGGTCCAACAACGGCTCGGCCTCCGGGATTTACCACGTGGCCATGTACATCGGTGACGGCCAGATCGCCCACGCCCGCAATCCTCAGATGGGGGTGGCCGTGACGGATGTCGACTACAGCCCGTGGAACATGATGGGTACCGCCGCCCGATACTGA
- a CDS encoding DUF418 domain-containing protein, with protein sequence MGTVPFSFDQPDGERRTPHSSDGDTGQPGRDARRAGMGRAVDGQSDDSRRGGRLVGLDIARSTAIIGMIAVNVGPRGVDGFLGTLYDLPLGRASLLFMLLAGVGTSIMTRSVRDPGGAPVPWRTLLWRAALLLVGGLALQLAGHEASVILPLYGLLFIACLPLLKAPGWLLAALSGASLVLGPLIWLAVRRESDAFQVTEPTLLDPPAEILGGILFTGSYPIVVWAAPFLAGMLLGRVDLRNPALHRRLILWGAVAAVGAYLLSQVLILVLGEPGRTVGMDRLISATAHSQMPLWLASSSGAALFVLGLCLMGETFASRYLSVLSATGRLSLTVYVGHLLALAVIVRPGPDSLAEGILVTVVLVAAAAAFSWAWTRWFRTGPLEILLRLPPRKTTSERNG encoded by the coding sequence ATGGGCACTGTCCCCTTTTCCTTCGACCAGCCCGACGGCGAACGGCGGACCCCGCACTCATCCGACGGCGACACCGGGCAACCGGGACGTGACGCCCGCAGAGCCGGCATGGGACGCGCCGTCGACGGACAGTCCGACGACAGTAGGCGAGGCGGACGGCTGGTCGGTCTGGACATCGCCCGATCGACGGCAATCATCGGGATGATCGCCGTCAACGTAGGCCCCCGGGGCGTCGACGGCTTCCTGGGCACGCTGTACGACCTCCCCCTGGGACGGGCCTCCTTGCTGTTCATGCTCTTGGCCGGGGTGGGGACGTCCATCATGACCCGGTCCGTGCGCGACCCCGGCGGTGCACCCGTGCCGTGGCGTACTCTCCTGTGGCGGGCGGCGCTGCTGCTGGTCGGCGGCTTGGCCCTGCAGCTGGCCGGCCACGAGGCGAGTGTGATCCTGCCCCTGTATGGGCTCCTGTTCATCGCCTGCCTGCCACTGCTGAAGGCACCCGGTTGGTTGCTGGCCGCACTGTCCGGCGCATCCCTGGTCCTCGGCCCGCTGATCTGGCTGGCAGTGCGGAGGGAATCTGACGCCTTCCAAGTCACGGAGCCGACCCTGCTGGACCCACCCGCTGAGATCCTGGGCGGCATCCTCTTCACGGGGTCCTACCCGATCGTGGTGTGGGCGGCACCCTTCCTGGCAGGGATGTTGCTCGGTCGCGTCGACCTGAGGAACCCGGCCCTGCACCGACGGCTGATCCTATGGGGCGCGGTGGCAGCCGTGGGCGCGTACCTGCTCTCGCAGGTCCTCATCCTGGTCCTGGGCGAGCCGGGCCGGACCGTGGGAATGGACAGGCTCATCTCCGCGACCGCCCATTCGCAGATGCCGTTGTGGCTGGCCTCCAGTTCCGGGGCCGCACTGTTCGTGCTGGGGCTGTGCCTGATGGGGGAGACGTTCGCGTCCCGGTATCTGTCCGTGCTATCCGCCACCGGCCGACTATCCCTGACCGTCTACGTGGGACACCTGCTAGCCCTGGCCGTGATCGTCCGCCCCGGCCCGGACTCCCTGGCCGAAGGGATCCTTGTCACGGTCGTGTTGGTCGCTGCAGCGGCGGCTTTCTCCTGGGCATGGACCCGTTGGTTCAGGACCGGACCACTGGAGATACTATTGCGCCTGCCGCCGCGGAAAACGACATCCGAACGGAACGGGTAA
- a CDS encoding four-helix bundle copper-binding protein → MTHHVSSMLETYPKDLGNIDQEKLAECIEACFECAQTCTACADACLAEDMVSELTQCIRFNLDCADICAVTGRVLSRQTGNNVETTRALLEACRTACKACAEECEKHAQMHEHCKVCAEACRRCEQACAELLATLG, encoded by the coding sequence ATGACCCATCACGTGAGCTCGATGCTGGAGACCTACCCGAAGGACTTGGGGAACATCGACCAGGAGAAGCTGGCCGAGTGCATCGAGGCCTGTTTCGAGTGTGCCCAGACCTGTACGGCCTGCGCGGACGCGTGCCTGGCCGAGGACATGGTTTCGGAGTTGACCCAGTGCATCCGCTTCAATTTGGATTGCGCCGACATTTGCGCGGTCACCGGGCGTGTGCTGTCTCGCCAGACCGGCAACAACGTCGAGACCACTCGTGCCCTGCTGGAGGCCTGCCGGACCGCCTGCAAGGCGTGCGCCGAGGAATGCGAGAAGCACGCGCAGATGCACGAGCACTGCAAGGTCTGTGCCGAGGCCTGCCGGCGCTGCGAACAGGCCTGCGCTGAACTGCTCGCCACCCTGGGCTGA
- a CDS encoding heavy-metal-associated domain-containing protein → MTEPMSSPLPMASGGCSCCAPDAAPTPGSDAAEASFPAASGTSTTYRVEGMTCGHCVGTIAGAVSALHGVNDVKVELVAGGISPVTVTGAASSNTVRAAIEEAGYRVLTS, encoded by the coding sequence ATGACCGAACCGATGTCCAGCCCCCTGCCGATGGCCTCCGGCGGCTGCTCGTGCTGCGCCCCGGACGCCGCCCCTACTCCGGGCTCCGACGCCGCGGAGGCGTCATTCCCTGCCGCTTCCGGGACCTCCACCACGTATCGGGTGGAGGGGATGACCTGTGGGCACTGCGTCGGAACCATCGCCGGAGCGGTGAGTGCCTTGCACGGGGTCAACGATGTCAAGGTCGAATTGGTGGCCGGCGGCATTTCCCCCGTCACCGTGACCGGCGCCGCCTCCTCAAACACCGTGCGGGCGGCCATCGAAGAGGCCGGCTACCGCGTCCTGACGTCCTGA
- a CDS encoding HAMP domain-containing sensor histidine kinase: MTGQRRYRGLAARFFLAQLLVVAVSILAAVAVASLAGPPLFHEHLEQAGAGHDATQMLHVEQAYRDTNFWTLGVALATALVCCLVLTWYVARRIQNPIHALTQAATAMARGKYDTRVPAMGAGTEVEDLAASFNTMAERLERTEDTRRRMLSDLAHEMRTPISVLTVYLEALQDGVSRWGEATGELMDEQLARLTRLVEDIHDVSRAEEGRIELDRTIESAGELLQAAAEAHRDTYAAKGVALILNPSQDIATVEVDRQRMGQVLGNLLTNALRHTPARGQVTLDARQSAGGITLSVSDTGEGILPEHLPHIFERFYRGDAARDRGHGGSGVGLAISRALVQAHGGSLTASSAGSDAGATFTVHLPARGDGNHSTTS, translated from the coding sequence GTGGCCTCCCTGGCCGGCCCCCCGCTGTTCCACGAGCATTTGGAACAGGCCGGGGCCGGGCATGATGCGACCCAGATGCTGCACGTGGAGCAGGCCTACCGAGACACCAACTTCTGGACCCTGGGCGTGGCCTTGGCCACCGCCCTAGTCTGCTGCCTGGTGTTGACCTGGTATGTCGCCCGCCGGATCCAGAACCCGATCCATGCCCTGACCCAAGCGGCGACGGCTATGGCGCGCGGCAAGTACGACACCCGGGTCCCGGCCATGGGGGCAGGGACCGAGGTGGAGGACCTGGCCGCCTCGTTCAACACCATGGCCGAGCGGCTCGAACGCACCGAGGACACCCGCCGTCGGATGCTCTCGGACTTGGCCCACGAGATGCGCACTCCCATCTCCGTGCTCACCGTCTACCTCGAAGCCCTGCAGGATGGAGTCTCACGCTGGGGCGAAGCCACCGGCGAGCTCATGGACGAACAGCTGGCCCGCCTCACCCGGCTGGTGGAAGACATCCACGACGTCTCCCGGGCGGAGGAAGGACGGATCGAGCTCGATCGCACCATCGAATCGGCGGGCGAGTTACTGCAGGCCGCCGCTGAAGCCCATCGGGACACCTATGCCGCCAAGGGCGTGGCCTTGATCCTGAATCCGAGCCAGGACATCGCGACCGTGGAGGTCGACCGCCAACGCATGGGTCAGGTGTTGGGCAACCTGCTCACCAACGCCTTGCGCCACACCCCCGCAAGAGGCCAGGTAACCCTGGACGCTCGGCAGAGTGCAGGAGGGATCACGCTCAGCGTCAGCGACACCGGCGAGGGCATCCTCCCCGAGCACCTGCCGCACATCTTCGAACGGTTCTACCGCGGGGACGCCGCCCGCGACCGGGGCCACGGCGGGTCCGGGGTCGGCCTGGCCATCTCCCGGGCCCTGGTCCAAGCCCATGGAGGGTCACTGACCGCCAGCTCCGCAGGTTCGGACGCCGGGGCGACGTTCACCGTCCACCTGCCTGCCCGAGGCGACGGAAACCACTCCACCACATCTTGA
- a CDS encoding copper-translocating P-type ATPase, with protein MSTSHHQDHERAGHGQHADEDTHGQAMPQGHAHSAVDEDHAVHDHGEHAGHSVAMFKNKFWLSLVLSIPVVVFSHMVADLLGYRVPEFPGSQWIAPVLGTVIYFYGGLPFLKGGITELRSRQPGMMLLIAMAITVAFVASWITTLGIGGFMLDFWWELALLVVIMLLGHWMEMRALGAASSALDALAALLPDEAEKVTDDGTTVTVAIGELAVGDTVLVRSGARVPADGILTEGTAEFDESMITGESRAVARTVGETVVAGTVATDNTVRVRIEATGTDTALAGIQRMVADAQESSSRAQALADRAAALLFWFALAAAIITAIVWVALGRPDDAVTRTVTVLVIACPHALGLAIPLVIAISTERAAKAGVLIKDRLALERMRTIDVVLFDKTGTLTEGAHVLTGTAPAPGTSEAQLLAYAAAAEADSEHPVARAIVAAAIGHAEASALGLRGTGFQSATGRGVKATVDGSEVLVGGPNMLRELALDTPEALRADTQAWTDRGAGVLHVVRDRTVIGAVAVEDKVRPESRAAVAALHERGIKVAMITGDARQVAEAVGADLGIDEVFAEVLPKDKDSKVTELQSRGLSVAMVGDGVNDAPALARAEVGIAIGAGTDVAMESAGVVLAGNDPRAVLSMIELSKASYAKMIQNLIWAAGYNVVAVPLAAGVLAPIGFVLSPAVGAVLMSLSTIVVALNAQLLRRTDLDPARLAPANTGQRHTATQPATATS; from the coding sequence ATGAGCACCTCGCACCATCAAGACCATGAGCGTGCCGGCCATGGCCAGCACGCTGATGAGGACACCCACGGGCAGGCTATGCCCCAAGGGCACGCCCACTCCGCGGTGGATGAGGATCACGCGGTTCACGACCACGGGGAACATGCCGGGCACTCCGTGGCGATGTTCAAGAACAAGTTCTGGCTCTCACTGGTGCTGTCGATCCCGGTGGTGGTCTTCAGCCACATGGTCGCCGACCTGCTCGGCTACCGGGTCCCCGAGTTCCCGGGCTCTCAGTGGATCGCCCCGGTGCTGGGCACCGTGATCTATTTCTACGGCGGTTTGCCCTTCCTGAAGGGCGGGATCACGGAGCTGCGCTCCCGGCAGCCCGGGATGATGCTGTTGATCGCCATGGCCATCACGGTGGCCTTCGTGGCCTCTTGGATCACGACCCTGGGCATCGGCGGGTTCATGCTGGATTTCTGGTGGGAGCTGGCCCTGCTGGTGGTCATCATGCTGTTGGGCCACTGGATGGAGATGCGTGCCCTTGGCGCGGCCTCTTCCGCCCTGGATGCTCTGGCCGCCCTGCTGCCGGACGAAGCCGAGAAGGTCACCGATGACGGCACTACCGTGACCGTTGCGATCGGTGAGCTGGCGGTCGGGGACACGGTCCTGGTTCGCTCTGGGGCCCGAGTGCCGGCCGATGGGATCCTGACCGAGGGTACGGCGGAGTTCGATGAGTCCATGATCACCGGCGAATCCCGGGCTGTGGCCCGCACCGTGGGCGAAACGGTGGTGGCCGGGACCGTGGCCACCGACAACACCGTGCGGGTACGCATCGAGGCGACTGGGACCGACACCGCCCTGGCCGGGATTCAGCGGATGGTCGCCGACGCCCAGGAATCCTCCTCCCGCGCTCAGGCCCTGGCCGACCGGGCTGCCGCGCTGCTGTTCTGGTTCGCCCTGGCCGCGGCCATCATCACCGCCATCGTCTGGGTGGCCCTCGGCCGGCCGGATGACGCCGTCACCCGCACCGTCACAGTGCTGGTGATCGCCTGTCCGCACGCCTTGGGCCTGGCGATCCCACTGGTCATCGCGATCTCCACCGAGCGCGCCGCCAAGGCCGGGGTGCTGATCAAGGATCGGTTGGCTCTGGAGCGGATGCGCACCATCGACGTGGTCCTGTTCGACAAGACCGGCACCCTGACCGAGGGGGCGCACGTCCTCACCGGAACCGCACCGGCCCCGGGCACCTCCGAGGCGCAGCTGCTGGCCTACGCGGCCGCCGCCGAGGCCGACAGCGAACACCCGGTGGCCCGAGCCATCGTGGCTGCCGCCATCGGGCATGCCGAAGCCTCCGCGCTGGGCCTGCGCGGCACCGGGTTCCAGTCGGCCACCGGCCGCGGGGTGAAAGCGACCGTGGACGGATCCGAGGTCCTCGTGGGCGGGCCGAACATGCTCCGCGAACTCGCCCTGGACACCCCCGAGGCCCTCAGAGCTGACACCCAGGCCTGGACCGACCGAGGGGCCGGGGTGCTGCACGTCGTCCGTGACCGCACCGTCATCGGAGCGGTGGCCGTGGAGGACAAAGTCCGTCCCGAGTCCCGGGCCGCCGTGGCCGCCCTGCACGAACGTGGGATCAAGGTTGCCATGATCACCGGCGACGCCCGCCAGGTCGCCGAGGCCGTGGGAGCGGACCTAGGCATAGACGAAGTCTTTGCCGAGGTGTTGCCGAAGGACAAGGACTCAAAGGTCACCGAGCTGCAATCCCGCGGTCTGAGTGTGGCCATGGTTGGCGACGGCGTCAACGACGCTCCCGCCCTGGCCCGCGCCGAGGTCGGTATCGCCATCGGTGCCGGCACCGACGTGGCCATGGAATCGGCCGGCGTCGTGCTGGCCGGTAACGACCCCCGGGCCGTGCTGTCCATGATCGAGCTCTCGAAGGCCAGCTACGCCAAGATGATCCAGAACCTCATCTGGGCCGCCGGCTACAACGTGGTCGCCGTTCCCCTGGCCGCCGGCGTGCTCGCCCCGATCGGGTTCGTGCTGTCCCCGGCAGTCGGGGCGGTGCTGATGTCCCTGTCCACCATCGTGGTGGCCCTCAACGCCCAACTGCTACGCCGGACCGACCTTGACCCCGCACGGCTCGCCCCGGCCAACACCGGGCAGCGGCACACCGCAACCCAGCCCGCGACGGCCACCAGCTGA